One Vespa crabro chromosome 9, iyVesCrab1.2, whole genome shotgun sequence genomic region harbors:
- the LOC124426707 gene encoding DNA translocase FtsK-like, which translates to MKFLIILLVISPIYVIGDVLGDLLGEELYLVDNIRAKRQTHAQQQQINYRPYSQAPAQIKQLLASQQTRDPLVHIPAQPAPQLSNGPRPEPVYQSQAQVASYKPEIRLGSAPQQPSYKQIPVAPAQYRPPAGAAQAQGRQYTPQYQSSAPRAGYQPQAQAQPQYSKQLPSELRQLLQIQAGLPNAIPHGRQG; encoded by the exons ATGAAATTCCTC aTAATTTTACTCGTAATATCTCCCATTTACGTCATTGGCGATGTACTCGGTGATCTGTTAGGAGAAGAATTGTATCTAGTTG ataatattcgTGCGAAGAGACAGACGCATGCACAGCAACAACAGATAAATTATAGGCCTTATTCTCAAGCGCCAGCACAGATCAAACAATTATTGGCCTCTCAACAAACCCGTGACCCATTGGTACATATACCAGCTCAGCCGGCACCACAATTGTCAAACGGACCAAGACCAGAACCAGTTTATCAGAGTCAGGCTCAAGTTGCTTCTTATAAGCCAGAGATTCGATTAGGTTCGGCACCTCAGCAACCAAGTTACAAACAGATCCCAGTAGCTCCAGCTCAATATAGACCACCGGCAGGTGCCGCTCAAGCTCAAGGTCGTCAATATACACCACAATATCAAAGTTCTGCACCTCGGGCTGGTTATCAGCCGCAGGCACAGGCACAGCCGCAATACTCGAAACAATTGCCCTCGGAACttcgacaattattacaaatccAGGCTGGATTACCTAATGCCATTCCTCACGGTCGGCAaggttaa